Proteins encoded by one window of Erwinia pyrifoliae DSM 12163:
- a CDS encoding YecA family protein — translation MQQGPLTEVELEWLDEILVKYGNDESVLDVSELDGLFTAILSGPVLVGPQEWLPLIWGGEEHDPDWESEEEFEQFMDLIAQHMNDIADRLNEYPDQFEPLFGTREVEGQEFTVVEEWCFGYMKGVALGDWSRLHESLHPALQAIALHGKEEHFAELDTFSPDEYEQSIAAIRPAALSLHQKRQLH, via the coding sequence ATGCAGCAAGGACCATTAACGGAAGTGGAGCTGGAATGGCTCGACGAGATCTTAGTCAAATACGGTAATGATGAGTCAGTGCTCGATGTCTCTGAGCTGGACGGGCTGTTTACCGCCATTCTCTCCGGGCCGGTGCTGGTTGGGCCGCAGGAGTGGCTGCCGCTGATCTGGGGCGGTGAAGAGCACGATCCTGACTGGGAATCCGAGGAAGAGTTCGAACAGTTTATGGATCTGATCGCGCAGCATATGAATGATATTGCCGATCGTCTGAATGAATATCCCGATCAGTTCGAACCGCTGTTTGGTACTCGCGAAGTGGAAGGACAGGAATTTACCGTAGTGGAAGAGTGGTGCTTCGGTTATATGAAAGGCGTAGCGCTGGGCGACTGGTCACGGCTACATGAATCGCTGCATCCGGCGCTGCAGGCGATCGCGCTGCATGGTAAGGAAGAGCACTTCGCCGAGCTGGACACATTCTCACCGGATGAATATGAGCAGAGCATTGCGGCAATACGCCCGGCGGCGTTGAGCCTGCATCAGAAAAGACAGCTGCATTAA
- a CDS encoding MetQ/NlpA family lipoprotein, with amino-acid sequence MKTALNCALIVTLLMLGSLPGGCDNKSKDAHHIKVGVINGAEQDVAEVAKKVAKEKYGLDVELVGFSGSLLPNEPTAHGDLDANVFQHRPFLEQDNKARGTSLVAVGNTFIFPIAGYSKKIKRIAELKDGDTLAIPNDPTNLGRALLLLQKEKLVTLKPNSGLLPTALDITANPRHLKIIETEAAQLPRALDDAQVTVAIINTTYIQQTGLNPVRDSVFIEDKQSPYVNIIVTRANNKDAAKVHDFIRAYQSPEVAAAADNIFNGGAVVGW; translated from the coding sequence GTGAAGACCGCCCTGAATTGTGCCTTAATCGTTACGCTGCTGATGCTGGGTTCCCTGCCAGGCGGCTGCGATAACAAAAGCAAGGATGCCCATCATATTAAGGTCGGTGTGATTAACGGTGCCGAACAGGATGTGGCGGAAGTAGCCAAAAAAGTCGCCAAAGAGAAATACGGGCTGGATGTGGAACTGGTCGGTTTCAGCGGTTCATTGCTGCCCAATGAACCTACCGCTCACGGCGATCTTGATGCCAACGTCTTCCAGCATCGTCCGTTCCTCGAACAGGATAATAAAGCCAGGGGCACGTCGCTGGTCGCCGTCGGCAACACCTTTATTTTCCCGATAGCCGGTTACTCTAAAAAGATTAAACGGATCGCCGAACTTAAAGACGGCGACACCCTTGCCATTCCTAACGATCCAACCAACCTCGGGCGCGCGCTGCTGCTGCTACAGAAAGAGAAGCTGGTTACCCTGAAGCCGAACAGCGGGCTGCTGCCAACGGCGCTGGATATTACTGCTAATCCACGGCATTTGAAAATTATCGAAACAGAAGCGGCACAGTTGCCGCGCGCGCTCGACGATGCCCAGGTGACCGTGGCGATTATCAATACCACCTATATCCAGCAGACTGGCCTGAACCCGGTACGCGATAGTGTGTTTATTGAGGATAAGCAATCGCCCTACGTCAATATCATCGTGACGCGCGCAAACAACAAAGACGCGGCGAAGGTGCACGATTTCATTCGGGCGTACCAGTCGCCAGAGGTAGCGGCAGCAGCTGATAACATCTTCAACGGCGGTGCTGTGGTTGGCTGGTAG
- a CDS encoding helix-turn-helix transcriptional regulator: MLPHRLKEARLKKGLSQQKLGVLAGIDEATASARMNQYERGIHVPDFELVCRLAAVLDVPSCYLYTLEDELAALVLLWHAQRQNN; the protein is encoded by the coding sequence ATGCTGCCACATCGTTTGAAAGAAGCCCGCCTGAAAAAGGGCTTATCCCAGCAAAAGCTCGGGGTTTTAGCGGGAATTGATGAAGCCACCGCCAGCGCACGGATGAATCAATACGAGCGCGGTATACACGTTCCTGATTTTGAACTGGTATGCCGGCTGGCGGCAGTGCTGGATGTTCCTTCCTGCTACCTTTACACGCTTGAAGATGAGCTGGCCGCGCTGGTGCTGCTGTGGCATGCGCAACGCCAAAATAATTAA
- a CDS encoding helix-turn-helix domain-containing protein, with product MKKRRDMHPADILAAFKKRQTSLAALSRQAGLNSGTLANALKRPWPKGEFIIAAALGVHPSAIWPSRYYDSRGLLLARERRLRRSRAIPLAADAPETEENIFILPDSIA from the coding sequence ATGAAGAAAAGAAGAGATATGCACCCGGCCGATATCCTGGCTGCGTTCAAAAAACGCCAGACTTCACTGGCGGCATTATCGCGCCAGGCCGGTCTGAATTCAGGTACGCTGGCCAATGCATTGAAAAGACCGTGGCCAAAAGGGGAGTTTATTATTGCCGCCGCGCTGGGGGTACATCCGTCAGCGATCTGGCCCAGCCGCTATTACGATAGCCGGGGGCTGCTGCTGGCGCGTGAACGGCGATTGCGCCGTTCACGCGCCATCCCGCTAGCGGCTGACGCGCCAGAAACAGAGGAGAATATCTTCATACTGCCTGACAGCATCGCTTAA
- the ampH gene encoding D-alanyl-D-alanine-carboxypeptidase/endopeptidase AmpH, with the protein MQLKPKKLLWSAQSFTDRNGRPLKPSLCAFLLLPVLALPLAGQARTAPDPLLAAKTVERYADNIFYNTKASAMAIVAIDANQRVFASRGSVRPGSQQPPEKDSLIRVASLSKLMTSQLMVRLAEEGRLQLDDPLSKYAPPGSRVPSFNGQPIRLINLATHTSALPREQPGGKAVRAVFTWPTYSQRWNWLGTAKLKWTPGERAAYSNLAFDLLGDALAKAGGKPYSALFREKITRPLGMKDTTFTPSPDQCGRLIVPAKNPSPCDNSLAAIGSGGVYSTPEDMGRWMQQFLSSGMHTRSPQADSLQTMIYRRGQLSKVEGMDVPGRADALGMGWVYMAPREGRPGIIEKTGGGGGFITYMAMVPQYSVGVFVVVARTAETRFTPMSDGANNLLTELIGNTSGSAQLAASIMAN; encoded by the coding sequence TTGCAGTTAAAACCAAAAAAACTACTATGGAGCGCCCAATCATTCACTGACAGGAACGGCCGCCCGTTGAAACCCTCGCTCTGTGCTTTTTTGCTGCTTCCCGTGCTGGCACTGCCGTTGGCAGGCCAGGCGCGAACCGCTCCCGACCCGCTGCTGGCAGCAAAGACGGTTGAACGCTACGCTGATAACATCTTTTACAACACCAAAGCCAGCGCAATGGCGATAGTCGCTATTGATGCCAATCAGCGGGTGTTTGCCAGCCGTGGTTCGGTACGCCCTGGTAGTCAGCAGCCACCAGAAAAAGATTCACTGATACGCGTGGCATCACTGAGCAAGCTGATGACCAGCCAGCTCATGGTCAGGCTGGCCGAAGAGGGTCGTTTGCAGCTGGACGACCCACTCAGCAAATATGCCCCTCCCGGCAGCAGGGTGCCCAGCTTTAACGGGCAACCGATCCGCCTGATCAACCTCGCTACCCATACCAGCGCCCTGCCACGGGAGCAGCCCGGCGGTAAGGCGGTGCGTGCCGTGTTTACCTGGCCCACCTACAGTCAACGCTGGAACTGGCTCGGCACCGCGAAGCTGAAGTGGACGCCCGGCGAACGAGCCGCTTACTCTAACCTCGCCTTTGACCTGCTGGGTGATGCGCTGGCAAAGGCTGGCGGCAAGCCTTATTCTGCACTGTTTCGCGAGAAGATCACCCGTCCATTGGGGATGAAGGACACCACCTTTACCCCCTCACCCGATCAGTGTGGCCGTCTGATCGTCCCGGCCAAAAATCCCAGCCCCTGTGATAATTCTCTGGCGGCCATCGGCAGCGGCGGCGTTTACTCCACCCCGGAGGATATGGGGCGCTGGATGCAGCAATTCCTTTCATCTGGCATGCATACCCGCAGCCCACAGGCCGATAGCTTGCAAACGATGATTTATCGACGCGGTCAGTTGAGTAAAGTGGAAGGTATGGATGTACCTGGCCGGGCAGATGCGCTGGGGATGGGTTGGGTATATATGGCTCCGCGCGAAGGGCGTCCGGGCATTATTGAAAAAACCGGCGGCGGCGGCGGGTTTATTACCTATATGGCGATGGTGCCGCAGTACAGCGTGGGCGTGTTTGTTGTGGTAGCCCGGACGGCAGAAACCCGCTTTACGCCAATGAGCGATGGGGCAAATAATCTGCTGACCGAGCTGATCGGTAATACCTCCGGCAGCGCTCAGTTAGCCGCCAGCATTATGGCTAACTAA
- the opgB gene encoding phosphatidylglycerol--membrane-oligosaccharide glycerophosphotransferase, giving the protein MVSEWFSLLLFLASALLYSCKAGRHKLWFMAILSLLAIYIVLNATLLASNYFTGEGINDAVIYTITSSLSGAGLQKYILPAAGLVAALLLLFTFLSWVLRLRKSHNYSPLYSVLALILALASIKTTPAYQQVTALIQSQADKGDSDFYSHYRAPAKRLDGKQPNLVYIYAESLERTYFDDGAFPGLAVELNKIKKQSLDFSYTEQLPGTEYTIAGMVASQCGIPLFAPFDGNASSSLSSFYPQNICLGDILKTSGYQNYFYQGSSLSFAGKDLFLSSHGFDHIYGFTELKSVVKDDKYRNDWGWYDDTVLDVVFDKYLELAQKDRPFSLFALTVDTHHPDGFISRSCQRKSYPFAGKENKSFAAVACSQEHIARLIEKIRATPWSKNTLIVVSSDHLAMNNTAWKYLNQHDRRDLFFMLRGDDASGQVLNVKRNTMDNGATVLDAMGGDNFIGLGRSSLSSTSLSTSYVNIKEKITQWKPDVIKLWNFPKTISDYKIDTAKNTFSFSGAHFKLPLLLSVKPDKIEPKLDAWLATPLRQQLARFSADEKFVWIDRCFKIGSVWDDTLAMDGSLCVASGTLNAQPTILRVQPGSLSGKVTFPAQYEQSDDRYQRSLARLKIADSDLKYRSETIWFNLPGMPQQVQKIAGLSHLEPWGRWSDANLQPDVTIQYLDPLPAAFTLTLNARAWGDNSLHPVTVKIGNWQQQVTFANHDTTLTLQVSNPTQARSITLTPPQPVETSEGTMDGFAARKLGIGLVSLRVTPSP; this is encoded by the coding sequence ATGGTTTCAGAATGGTTCTCGTTGCTATTATTTCTTGCTTCAGCCTTACTCTACAGCTGTAAGGCAGGGCGCCATAAGCTATGGTTTATGGCGATATTATCGCTGCTGGCCATTTATATCGTGCTCAACGCTACGCTGCTGGCCAGTAACTACTTCACTGGCGAAGGCATCAACGACGCGGTGATATACACCATCACCAGCAGCCTGAGCGGAGCCGGACTGCAAAAATATATTCTGCCCGCCGCCGGGTTAGTCGCCGCTTTGTTACTACTGTTTACCTTTTTATCGTGGGTGCTACGCCTGCGAAAAAGCCACAATTACAGTCCGCTTTACAGCGTACTGGCATTAATACTGGCGCTGGCCTCGATTAAAACCACACCGGCTTATCAGCAGGTGACCGCGTTGATTCAGTCGCAGGCGGACAAAGGCGATTCTGATTTTTACAGCCATTACCGGGCGCCCGCTAAGCGCCTGGACGGTAAGCAGCCTAACCTGGTATATATCTATGCTGAAAGCCTGGAACGCACTTATTTTGACGACGGTGCCTTCCCCGGCCTGGCCGTGGAACTGAACAAGATAAAGAAACAGTCGCTTGATTTCAGTTATACCGAGCAGTTACCCGGCACCGAATACACCATTGCCGGCATGGTCGCTTCACAATGCGGGATTCCTTTGTTCGCTCCGTTTGATGGCAACGCGTCCAGCTCGCTTTCCAGCTTTTACCCGCAAAATATCTGTTTGGGCGATATTCTTAAAACCTCCGGCTACCAGAACTATTTTTATCAGGGCTCCAGCCTGAGCTTTGCGGGCAAAGACCTGTTTCTCTCCTCGCACGGTTTCGACCATATCTATGGTTTCACGGAACTAAAAAGCGTGGTGAAAGACGATAAGTACCGCAATGACTGGGGATGGTATGACGATACGGTGCTCGATGTGGTGTTTGATAAATACCTTGAGCTGGCGCAGAAGGATCGGCCCTTCTCGCTGTTTGCTTTGACGGTTGATACCCATCATCCGGACGGATTTATCTCTCGTAGCTGTCAGCGCAAGTCTTACCCGTTCGCGGGTAAAGAGAACAAATCCTTCGCGGCGGTGGCCTGTAGCCAGGAGCATATTGCCAGGCTGATTGAGAAAATCCGCGCCACGCCCTGGTCTAAAAACACCCTGATCGTGGTCAGTTCCGATCATCTGGCCATGAACAACACCGCCTGGAAATACCTCAACCAGCACGATCGTCGCGACCTGTTCTTTATGCTACGCGGCGATGACGCCAGCGGCCAGGTGCTCAACGTAAAACGTAATACCATGGATAACGGCGCAACGGTGCTGGATGCAATGGGCGGTGACAACTTTATTGGCCTGGGGCGTAGCAGCCTCTCATCCACTTCGCTTTCAACCAGTTATGTCAATATCAAAGAGAAAATAACTCAGTGGAAACCGGACGTCATTAAACTGTGGAACTTCCCGAAAACCATTTCAGACTACAAAATTGATACGGCGAAAAATACCTTCAGCTTCTCCGGTGCGCATTTCAAACTGCCGCTGCTGCTGTCCGTTAAGCCAGATAAGATCGAGCCGAAGCTGGACGCCTGGCTGGCAACCCCGCTCAGGCAGCAGCTGGCAAGGTTCTCGGCCGATGAAAAGTTTGTCTGGATTGACCGCTGCTTCAAAATCGGCAGCGTTTGGGATGATACGCTGGCGATGGACGGCAGCCTGTGTGTCGCAAGCGGCACGCTAAACGCGCAGCCCACCATTTTGCGCGTGCAGCCGGGTAGCCTCTCGGGGAAAGTCACCTTCCCGGCGCAATACGAACAGAGTGACGACCGCTACCAGCGCAGCCTGGCGCGCCTGAAAATTGCCGACAGCGACCTGAAATATCGCTCCGAAACCATCTGGTTCAACCTGCCCGGCATGCCGCAGCAGGTGCAAAAAATCGCTGGCCTGTCTCACCTTGAACCTTGGGGACGCTGGTCGGATGCTAATCTGCAGCCGGATGTGACCATACAATACCTGGATCCACTACCTGCGGCCTTTACGCTGACGCTGAACGCACGCGCTTGGGGCGATAACAGCCTGCACCCGGTGACGGTGAAAATTGGCAACTGGCAGCAGCAGGTCACCTTTGCGAATCATGACACCACCTTAACGTTGCAGGTAAGCAACCCCACTCAGGCGCGCAGCATTACCCTTACGCCACCGCAGCCGGTTGAAACCAGTGAGGGGACGATGGACGGTTTTGCCGCCCGTAAACTGGGGATTGGCCTTGTCAGCCTGCGGGTCACCCCGTCCCCCTGA
- a CDS encoding porin → MLIKKPVLTQVIGLGLAVGCASFAANAEMTVLKQNPQAGDPLSRLNFTVGGSIRPQFNNFTGDGDKGSYKRNGFDGGSRLRFAADYYLFDDISWISYYELGVDIPALFDWDHHYAEGANDTSRRMLYTGLKSKTWGQLTFGQQNSVYYDVVGAKTDLWDYDMLGQASGNGIKGDYDGSYRSRKMLKYKNTFGDADVYASYLFADNEYLTGKGPRYERKGGGSLGVDYHIAKDLTWGTAWNYTRAEMRDPVKGNDKTWDQNIFGSSLSWTPDNWTFTVGGGWYDNFLPSKKADVNHYFAGDAWGIEYLAGYTVAVNQYGLKSVMPYVMGDRMQYVTGRDYQRIDNGVGMTFKMNYGFRIDYEHVFTSSTDNLGDMNLVRLRYDF, encoded by the coding sequence ATGTTAATCAAAAAACCTGTTTTAACCCAGGTCATTGGCCTCGGGCTGGCTGTTGGCTGCGCTTCCTTCGCTGCGAATGCCGAAATGACCGTTCTGAAGCAGAACCCACAGGCAGGCGACCCGTTAAGTCGTCTGAATTTCACCGTTGGCGGCAGCATCCGTCCCCAGTTCAATAATTTTACCGGCGACGGTGATAAAGGGTCCTACAAGCGTAACGGCTTTGATGGCGGCAGTCGTTTACGCTTTGCTGCTGATTACTATCTGTTTGATGACATCAGCTGGATCAGTTACTACGAGCTGGGGGTAGATATCCCGGCTCTGTTCGACTGGGATCATCACTATGCTGAAGGCGCTAATGACACCTCGCGCCGCATGCTGTACACCGGCCTGAAAAGCAAAACCTGGGGGCAACTCACCTTCGGTCAGCAAAACAGCGTGTATTACGATGTGGTTGGAGCAAAAACCGATCTCTGGGATTACGATATGCTGGGGCAGGCATCGGGTAATGGCATCAAAGGCGACTACGATGGCTCATATCGTTCGCGCAAGATGCTGAAATATAAAAATACCTTCGGTGATGCCGATGTTTACGCCTCTTATCTGTTCGCGGATAACGAATATCTGACGGGTAAAGGCCCGCGCTATGAGCGCAAAGGGGGCGGGTCGCTGGGCGTGGACTACCACATTGCTAAAGACCTGACCTGGGGCACCGCGTGGAATTACACCCGGGCGGAAATGCGCGATCCCGTTAAAGGTAATGATAAAACCTGGGATCAGAATATCTTCGGTAGCTCTCTGAGCTGGACGCCGGACAACTGGACCTTTACCGTTGGCGGCGGCTGGTACGACAACTTCCTCCCCAGCAAAAAGGCGGATGTGAATCATTACTTTGCTGGTGACGCATGGGGGATTGAGTACCTTGCCGGATATACCGTGGCGGTCAATCAATACGGCCTGAAGTCGGTGATGCCGTACGTGATGGGTGACCGTATGCAATACGTAACCGGCCGTGACTACCAGCGTATTGATAACGGCGTGGGGATGACCTTCAAAATGAATTACGGTTTCCGTATCGACTACGAACACGTCTTTACCTCCAGTACCGACAACCTGGGCGATATGAATCTGGTACGACTTCGTTACGACTTCTAA
- the mug gene encoding G/U mismatch-specific DNA glycosylase has translation MEAQGITDIIQPGLRVLFCGINPGKSSAHTGFHFAHPGNRFWKTIFQAGFTRTQLKPEQEQQLLATGCGITMLVERPTVLASELASSELRSGGKALVDKIERFQPAALAVLGKQAYQQAFRRSQVAWGRQPLAVGATEIWVLPNPSGLNRASQQEMTEAYAQLHLALA, from the coding sequence ATGGAAGCACAGGGTATTACCGATATCATTCAGCCCGGTCTGCGGGTGCTGTTCTGCGGTATCAATCCCGGCAAGTCCTCTGCCCATACCGGCTTTCATTTTGCCCACCCCGGTAACCGCTTCTGGAAAACCATTTTCCAGGCGGGGTTCACCCGAACCCAGCTCAAGCCTGAACAGGAACAGCAGCTATTGGCAACCGGTTGTGGCATCACCATGCTGGTCGAGCGGCCAACGGTGCTGGCCAGTGAGCTGGCCAGCAGCGAACTACGCAGCGGTGGAAAGGCGCTGGTGGATAAGATTGAACGTTTTCAGCCTGCTGCGCTGGCGGTGCTGGGTAAGCAGGCTTATCAGCAGGCGTTTCGCCGTAGTCAGGTGGCGTGGGGCAGGCAGCCTCTGGCCGTGGGCGCGACGGAAATCTGGGTACTGCCCAACCCCAGTGGACTGAACCGCGCTTCCCAGCAGGAAATGACGGAGGCCTATGCACAGCTGCATCTGGCGCTCGCTTAG
- a CDS encoding methyl-accepting chemotaxis protein, with protein sequence MFNHTRITVLLTGAAGFLLALFTAVSFMTSSFLDKSSRAVSGLNNEVSATLSVANTTNFIRRARARMMMALHHMNDADQTMYQAFTQVSRRDVNLAMAFMPEYQSEAKLPGETALAEELQTRFKRYTTSVEALLSALEKKDSVEFLRLAGTDVQRDDEAYDVILAQVIDMHHKSSAAITQAAQSDSRLAYILIILSVMVFLITILLIALLVRRRVIVPLGYAGELTRAIGRGDLTRQVGTQRRDEIGLLMSGLGEMQDQLSKVVNNVILGIDEVSRVSGDIDQGAQSLSARTGQQAAALEQTSASMEELSATVELNAENSANASKFASEAAQTAVRGGELMQQVVSNMANIRSSSTSIGEIIGVINDIAFQTNILALNAAVEAARAGEHGKGFAVVAGEVRTLAQRSASSAKDIANLIQVSEANISEGGALTDRVAKTTADIIESIGSVRDLIGEIAVASREQSQGIGQVGAAVHEMDRVTQQNSSLVSASGESATVLNKQVGNLRAEVAIFVTREIAARGGLKELPVRSGKPTKPACADAQGGWASF encoded by the coding sequence ATGTTTAATCATACGCGCATTACCGTTTTACTGACTGGAGCAGCAGGTTTTCTGCTGGCTTTATTCACCGCCGTTTCATTTATGACCAGCTCCTTTCTCGATAAAAGCAGCCGTGCGGTGAGCGGCCTGAATAACGAGGTTTCTGCAACGCTTTCGGTCGCTAACACGACCAACTTTATTCGCCGTGCGCGTGCGCGGATGATGATGGCACTGCACCATATGAACGATGCAGACCAGACTATGTATCAAGCTTTTACTCAGGTTTCAAGGAGAGATGTCAACCTTGCCATGGCATTTATGCCGGAATACCAGAGTGAAGCCAAATTGCCCGGCGAAACGGCGCTGGCCGAAGAGCTGCAGACGCGTTTCAAACGTTACACGACGAGTGTAGAAGCGCTGCTAAGCGCACTGGAGAAGAAAGATAGCGTGGAATTTCTTCGTCTGGCTGGCACGGATGTGCAGCGGGACGATGAAGCCTATGATGTCATACTAGCCCAGGTGATAGATATGCATCATAAGTCTTCTGCAGCTATAACCCAGGCAGCGCAGAGCGATTCCCGTCTGGCCTATATACTCATTATTCTGTCCGTCATGGTGTTTCTGATCACCATTCTGCTGATTGCTCTGTTGGTGCGCAGACGCGTTATCGTGCCACTTGGCTATGCCGGAGAGCTGACGCGCGCGATAGGCCGTGGAGACCTGACCCGGCAAGTAGGCACGCAGCGGCGCGACGAAATTGGTCTTCTTATGAGTGGTCTGGGAGAGATGCAGGATCAACTCAGTAAAGTGGTGAATAACGTGATTCTCGGCATTGACGAAGTGTCGCGAGTCAGCGGAGATATTGACCAAGGGGCGCAAAGTCTGTCAGCGCGCACCGGGCAACAGGCTGCTGCTCTGGAGCAAACGTCTGCCAGCATGGAAGAACTTTCTGCAACCGTGGAACTTAACGCCGAAAATTCGGCGAATGCCAGCAAATTCGCTTCTGAGGCTGCGCAAACCGCTGTGCGCGGCGGTGAGCTGATGCAGCAGGTGGTAAGTAACATGGCGAACATCCGTAGCAGTTCTACTTCAATTGGTGAAATTATCGGCGTCATCAATGATATTGCTTTCCAGACCAATATTCTGGCGCTGAATGCTGCAGTGGAAGCTGCCCGGGCCGGTGAGCACGGCAAGGGATTCGCCGTGGTTGCAGGTGAAGTACGCACACTTGCTCAGCGTAGCGCCAGCTCGGCTAAAGATATCGCCAACCTAATACAGGTATCAGAAGCGAATATCAGTGAAGGGGGCGCTCTGACTGACCGCGTGGCGAAGACCACGGCTGATATCATTGAGTCAATTGGCAGCGTCAGGGATCTGATTGGTGAAATCGCCGTGGCTTCAAGGGAGCAAAGCCAGGGGATCGGTCAGGTTGGCGCGGCGGTGCATGAAATGGACCGGGTCACGCAGCAGAACAGCTCGCTGGTGAGTGCATCCGGAGAGTCAGCTACCGTACTGAACAAACAGGTTGGCAACCTTCGTGCTGAAGTAGCGATCTTCGTCACCAGAGAAATAGCCGCCAGAGGAGGTCTTAAAGAGCTGCCTGTAAGAAGTGGGAAGCCGACGAAACCAGCCTGTGCAGATGCGCAGGGAGGCTGGGCGTCATTTTGA
- the rpoD gene encoding RNA polymerase sigma factor RpoD yields MEQNPQSQLKLLVTRGKEQGYLTYAEVNDHLPEDIVDSDQIEDIIQMINDMGIQVVEEAPDADDLMLNENSSDTDEDAAEAAAQVLSSVESEIGRTTDPVRMYMREMGTVELLTREGEIDIAKRIEDGINQVQCSVAEYPEAITYLLEQYDRVEAGEARLSDLITGFVDPNAEEDIAPTATHVGSELSAEEREDEDEDEESDDDSSDDDNSIDPELAREKFGDLRIQYETTRTVIKAKSRSHADAIAEIQNLSDVFKQFRLVPKQFDFLVNSMRVMMDRVRTQERIIMKLCVELCKMPKKNFITLFTGNETNETWFKAALAMNKPWSEKLNDVSDDVNRGLQKLQQIEEETGLTIEQVKDINRRMSIGEAKARRAKKEMVEANLRLVISIAKKYTNRGLQFLDLIQEGNIGLMKAVDKFEYRRGYKFSTYATWWIRQAITRSIADQARTIRIPVHMIETINKLNRISRQMLQEMGREPTPEELAERMLMPEDKIRKVLKIAKEPISMETPIGDDEDSHLGDFIEDTTLELPLDSATSESLRSATHDVLAGLTAREAKVLRMRFGIDMNTDHTLEEVGKQFDVTRERIRQIEAKALRKLRHPSRSEVLRSFLDD; encoded by the coding sequence ATGGAGCAAAACCCGCAGTCACAGCTGAAGCTACTTGTCACCCGTGGTAAGGAGCAAGGCTATCTGACCTATGCCGAGGTCAATGACCATCTGCCGGAAGATATCGTCGACTCCGATCAGATCGAAGACATCATCCAGATGATTAACGACATGGGCATCCAGGTCGTGGAAGAAGCGCCTGATGCCGACGATCTGATGCTGAATGAAAACAGCAGCGATACTGATGAAGACGCTGCCGAAGCGGCTGCTCAGGTGCTATCCAGCGTTGAGTCTGAAATCGGGCGTACAACCGACCCGGTGCGTATGTACATGCGTGAAATGGGTACGGTTGAACTGTTGACGCGTGAGGGCGAGATCGACATCGCAAAACGCATCGAAGACGGTATCAACCAGGTTCAGTGTTCCGTTGCTGAATACCCTGAAGCAATTACTTATCTGCTTGAACAGTATGACCGTGTTGAAGCGGGTGAAGCGCGCCTGTCCGACCTGATCACCGGCTTCGTCGATCCTAACGCTGAAGAAGATATTGCCCCGACCGCCACGCACGTTGGTTCTGAGCTGTCTGCGGAAGAGCGTGAAGACGAAGATGAAGACGAAGAATCTGACGACGACAGCTCCGATGATGACAACAGCATCGATCCTGAGCTGGCGCGTGAGAAGTTCGGCGATTTGCGCATCCAGTACGAAACCACCCGTACGGTGATCAAAGCCAAAAGCCGCAGCCACGCTGATGCCATCGCCGAGATCCAGAATCTGTCCGATGTATTTAAACAGTTCCGCCTGGTGCCGAAGCAGTTCGACTTTCTGGTGAACAGCATGCGTGTCATGATGGATCGCGTTCGTACCCAGGAACGTATCATCATGAAGCTGTGTGTTGAACTGTGCAAAATGCCGAAGAAAAACTTCATTACGCTGTTTACCGGCAATGAGACCAATGAAACCTGGTTCAAAGCCGCGTTGGCCATGAACAAACCGTGGTCAGAGAAGCTGAACGATGTTTCAGACGATGTGAACCGTGGCCTGCAGAAGCTGCAGCAGATTGAAGAAGAAACCGGCCTGACCATTGAACAGGTAAAAGACATCAACCGCCGTATGTCTATCGGTGAAGCGAAAGCGCGCCGGGCGAAGAAAGAGATGGTTGAGGCAAACCTGCGTCTGGTTATCTCTATCGCCAAGAAATACACCAACCGTGGTCTGCAGTTCCTCGATCTGATTCAGGAAGGCAACATTGGCTTGATGAAAGCGGTAGATAAGTTCGAATACCGTCGTGGTTATAAGTTCTCAACTTATGCGACATGGTGGATCCGTCAGGCTATCACCCGCTCCATCGCTGACCAGGCGCGTACCATCCGTATTCCGGTACATATGATTGAGACTATCAATAAGCTCAACCGTATTTCGCGCCAGATGCTGCAGGAGATGGGGCGCGAACCGACGCCGGAAGAGTTAGCCGAACGTATGCTGATGCCGGAAGATAAAATCCGTAAGGTGCTGAAGATCGCTAAAGAGCCGATCTCCATGGAGACGCCGATTGGTGATGATGAAGACTCACATCTGGGCGATTTTATCGAAGACACTACGCTGGAGCTGCCGCTGGATTCTGCGACTTCTGAAAGCCTGCGTTCAGCGACCCATGACGTGCTGGCGGGTCTGACCGCGCGCGAAGCTAAAGTTCTGCGCATGCGTTTTGGTATTGATATGAATACCGATCATACGCTGGAAGAAGTGGGCAAACAGTTTGACGTTACGCGTGAGCGTATCCGTCAAATCGAAGCGAAGGCACTGCGCAAATTGCGTCATCCAAGCCGCTCCGAAGTGCTGCGCAGCTTCCTCGACGATTAA